In the Leishmania donovani BPK282A1 complete genome, chromosome 31 genome, one interval contains:
- a CDS encoding amino acid transporter aATP11, putative yields the protein MEVAQGYDAKCVRGVEDVSSAEAPDPYDFSRYDPRRQIELQDKIRADRVARRLVPANVFQKYFDYLVPYGGLVSTGLNLASSSIGAGIIALPYAFNASGLVMAI from the coding sequence ATGGAAGTAGCGCAGGGATACGACGCGAAATGCGTGCGGGGGGTGGAGGACGTCTCCTCCGCCGAGGCGCCGGACCCATACGACTTCTCGCGGTACGACCCGAGGCGCCAGATCGAGTTGCAGGACAAGATCCGCGCTGATCGCGTGgcccgccgcctcgtccccGCGAATGTGTTCCAGAAGTACTTCGACTACTTGGTGCCCTACGGCGGCCTGGTTTCCACGGGCCTCAACCtggccagctcctccatTGGTGCCGGCATTATTGCGCTGCCCTACGCCTTCAACGCCTCTGGTCTTGTTATGGCCATC
- a CDS encoding amino acid transporter aATP11, putative, with amino-acid sequence MASGETNPLNVQYGEFPGNQVHEDSLDLRSEFDMEVAQGYDAKCVRGVEDVSSAEAPDPYDFSRYDPRRQIELQDKIRADRVARRLVPANVFQKYFDYLVPYGGLVSTGLNLASSSIGAGIIALPYAFNASGLVMAIIYMFMIAYLTIYSYYLLGQAGTKTGLRNYEQIVRTLLGPGADYFLAFCMWFLSFGGEVSYVISVKDVLTAFLEDADNTPAFLLNIWGQRLLTFLVWLVAMLPLCLPKEINSLRYFSCVAIVFIVYFVIAMVVHSAQNGLRADPRPEIRMFTTGNTAVSGMSTFIFAFLSQLNAYESYEEMNNPTPLRLTLGATISVGIVFVLYFLAGLFGYLDFGTEMTGSALKKYNPVKDVMMGVGYVGILFKLCVGFGLHMIPVRDAIYHCVRVDVHTFAWWKNACVCAFMALLSLVAGLFIPSINVVFGLVGGFSGGFIGFIYPSFMVMYSGNWSLSSVGWFHYLSTYFLLIVGVVGVVWGTASSIYGEI; translated from the coding sequence ATGGCCAGCGGGGAAACAAACCCCCTCAATGTGCAGTATGGTGAGTTCCCTGGCAATCAGGTCCACGAGGATTCTCTCGACCTACGCTCCGAGTTTGACATGGAAGTAGCGCAGGGATACGACGCGAAATGCGTGCGGGGGGTGGAGGACGTCTCCTCCGCCGAGGCGCCGGACCCATACGACTTCTCGCGGTACGACCCGAGGCGCCAGATCGAGTTGCAGGACAAGATCCGCGCTGATCGCGTGgcccgccgcctcgtccccGCGAATGTGTTCCAGAAGTACTTCGACTACTTGGTGCCCTACGGCGGCCTGGTTTCCACGGGCCTCAACCtggccagctcctccatTGGTGCCGGCATTATTGCGCTGCCCTACGCCTTCAACGCCTCTGGTCTTGTTATGGCCATCATCTACATGTTCATGATTGCCTACCTCACCATCTACTCCTACTACCTGCTGGGCCAGGCGGGCACCAAGACTGGTCTGCGCAACTACGAGCAGATCGTACGCACGCTCCTCGGCCCTGGCGCGGACTACTTCCTCGCCTTCTGCATGTGGTTTCTCAGTTTTGGCGGGGAGGTGTCGTACGTCATCTCCGTGAAGGATGTGCTGACGGCCTTCCTCGAGGACGCGGACAACACGCCGGCGTTCTTGCTGAACATCTGgggccagcgcctcctcaccTTCCTCGTGTGGCTCGTGgccatgctgccgctgtgcctgCCGAAGGAGATCAACTCGCTGCGCTACTTCTCCTGCGTCGCGATTGTGTTCATAGTGTATTTTGTGATTGCGATGGTAGTGCACAGCGCGCAGAACGGCCTGCGCGCGGATCCGCGCCCGGAGATCAGGATGTTCACGACGGGCAACACCGCCGTTTCTGGGATGTCCACGTTCATCTTCGCCTTCCTATCGCAGCTGAACGCGTATGAAAGTTATGAAGAAATGAACAACcccacgccgctgcgcctcacgcTGGGTGCCACCATCTCTGTGGGCATCGTGTTTGTGTTGTACTTCCTCGCCGGCCTCTTTGGCTACCTTGACTTCGGCACCGAGATGACCGGCTCCGCGCTGAAGAAGTACAATCCGGTGAAGGACGTCATGATGGGCGTCGGATACGTGGGTATCCTGTTCAAGCTGTGCGTTGGGTTCGGTCTGCACATGATCCCGGTTCGTGATGCCATCTACCACTGCGTCCGCGTGGACGTGCACACGTTTGCGTGGTGGAAgaacgcgtgcgtgtgcgccttcatggcgctgctgtcgctcgTGGCTGGTCTGTTCATCCCGAGCATCAACGTCGTCTTCGGCCTCGTTGGCGGCTTCTCTGGCGGCTTCATCGGCTTTATCTACCCCTCCTTCATGGTCATGTACTCCGGCAACTGGTCGCTGTCGTCGGTTGGGTGGTTCCACTACCTGTCCACGTACTTTTTGCTGATTGTCGGCGTCGTTGGCGTCGTGTGGGGCACGGCCAGCTCCATCTATGGCGAGATTtaa
- a CDS encoding amino acid permease, putative, which yields MSANRNHNTNHAPYPQRGQGRLAFDNMPEDLPEYGEDGLHMLNNEHSQEHLADEVVVGASDADGKTKGSKKLESPSLTDDGEPAAKGNKQQSAYMDIAQQIIEADQRNREDRVWRRRHTTNPVLRALQVIMPYGGIFASAFSIASSTIGGGIIGLPAAFQMSGMGMAIIFLIVLVIMAIYSFVLLAIVSHKTGLYNWEIIARRLMGRGWDYFV from the coding sequence ATGTCAGCCAACAGAAACCACAACACCAATCATGCTCCGTATCCCCAGCGCGGGCAGGGCCGCTTGGCTTTCGACAACATGCCAGAGGACCTGCCGGAGTACGGCGAGGACGGGCTGCACATGCTGAACAATGAACACAGCCAGGAGCACTTGGCGGATGAGGTAGTGGTGGGAGCTAGCGACGCGGACGGCAAAACCAAGGGGTCCAAGAAGCTCGAGTCCCCCTCGCTCACTGATGATGGAGAGCCGGCAGCTAAAGGGAACAAGCAGCAGTCGGCCTACATGGATATCGCACAGCAGATCATTGAGGCGGACCAGCGCAACCGTGAGGACCGTgtgtggcgtcgccgccacaccACCAACCCTGtcctgcgcgcgctgcaggtgaTCATGCCGTATGGTGGCATCTTTGCCTCAGCCTTCAGCATCGCCAGCTCCAcgatcggcggcggcatcatcgGACTCCCTGCGGCATTCCAGATGAGCGGGATGGGGATGGCGATTATCTTCTTGATTGTCTTGGTGATCATGGCGATATACTCCTttgtgctgctcgccatTGTGTCGCACAAGACCGGGCTGTACAACTGGGAGATCATCGCGCGTCGCCTGATGGGCCGCGGCTGGGACTACTTCGTC